The Idiomarina loihiensis L2TR genomic sequence TCCTCCTGAACCGAAGCGGCCTCATCTGCCGTTTTCTCAACATCTGATGATGCTTCTTCAACCGTAACGGGTTCTGCTACAGTTGTATCTGATAGAGTTTCCGGCTTCTTCAGCTGCTCCTCTACTGCGGGTTTTAATGGAATGGTTTCCATTGGTTCCACAGGCTCTTTCTTTTCGCCATCAAGCACATCTGGAATAATGATCACGGCTAACGCCACAAGTATTAAAGTGCCAACGAGACGATTTTGTAGAGAACTGGACAAAGCTCAAGCTCCTTTTAGATAAGCGTTAATTCTCGCTACAGTGTAAAACGAGCCGAAGCCGAAAACCAGAGCTTTGCCGTCATTCATTTGCCATTGCTGCGCTGCTGTCACTGCTGCTGCAAACGCCTGCTCCACCGATTCAAACAGATAACAGGATTCTGTAGGTAATTTAGCATTGATCACCAAGTTATCCGCAGTTTCACCACGCGGCTCCGACAGTGAGCCAAGATACCAGGCAGAAGCCTGAGAACTCAATGCGTTAGCGACACCGGCATGGTCTTTGTCACTTAACATCCCCACAACAGCAAAAATTTTATGTTGTGGATAAAATTTATTCAAATAGCGACTAGCATAAACTGCAGCCTGCGGGTTATGCGCAACGTCCAGCAAAACTTCAATACCATTAACGGTATCAGGTTGCATTCTCCCAGGTAAACTTGCCTGAGTAATACCTTCACGAATAGCCGATAAGCTGACTGGTAACGGCAATTGTTCGATAGCCGCAATGGCTGTTGACGCGTTGATAAGAGGCAGTTTTGGTAACGGCAAGTCATTCAATTGGGTGTTCTGACTACGATAACTCCAGCTTTCATCGTATTCGGTACGATGAAAGTCACGCCCGACTTGATAAAGCTTAGCCCCGATGCGCTCCGCGCTTTCTGCAATACTGGCCGTTGGACTTGCTTCACCACAAATTAATGGCTTACCCGATCTGGCAATACCGGCTTTTTCATACCCAATGTGCTCACGATTATTTCCGAGAAAAGCAATGTGGTCGATGCCGATACTGGTGACCACAGCCACGTCTGCGTCAACACAGTTAACCGCGTCTAGACGCCCACCCAGGCCTACCTCAAGAATAGCGACATCCGGAGACTGGCGACCCATTAACCAAAGCGCCGCTAACGTACCAAACTCAAAATAAGTTAATGACGTATTGTTACGAGCCTGCTCAATAGCATGAAATGCTTTAACGTGTTCGGAGTCCGGCAATTCTTGCGCATTAACCCGAACTCGCTCGCGATACTCGGTAATATGCGGTGAGGTATAAACGCCGGTAGTGTAACCTGCCGCCTGCAGAATCGTTTCCAGATAGCAAACTGTTGAGCCTTTACCATTGGTTCCGCTAACCGTTATGACTAAAGCTGCCGGCTTTAATACGCCGGCATTAGCAGCCACTCTGGCTACACGCTCCAGACCCATATCGATATTTTTCGGATGAAGTTTTTCGAGGTAGGTCAGCCACTCCTGCAGTGATGCAGTCACTGCAGGAGCTGATGAAGATATCTCCGCCATTACTCGTTTACACTTACTTCCGTAGCTTCGGTAGAAGGTAAGTTTTGCATTTTCGCCAACAAACGGGCAACAGTATCGCGCATATCACGACGGTCGGTAATCATGTCGATAGCCCCATGTTCCAGCAGGAACTCAGCGCGTTGAAAACCTTCCGGTAAGGTTTGACGAACCGTTTGTTCAATAACCCGAGGTCCGGCAAAGCCGATGAGAGCTTTTGGTTCAGCAATATGAATATCGCCCAACATTGCCAGACTCGCAGAAACACCACCCATGGTCGGGTCGGTTAATATCGAGATGAACGGCAGGCCTTCTTCGCTCATACGAGCTAAAGCCGCAGAGGTCTTAGCCATTTGCATTAACGACATCAGAGCTTCCTGCATACGAGCACCGCCGGAGGCAGAGAAACATACCAGCGGAATACGATGCTTAAGGCAGACTTCGGCAGCCAGTACAAACTTAGCCCCTACCACCGATGCCATGGAGCCGCCCATAAAGTTAAAGTCAAAGGCAACCGCGACTAGAGGAACGCCTTTTACGGTACCTTTCTCGGCAATTAGGGCGTCGTTCTCACCCGTGCTTTTTTGCGCGGCAGCAATACGGTCTTTGTATTTTTTGGAATCTTTAAAGCGCAGAACATCTTTTGGCTCTAAATCTGTGCCTATTTCTTCGCGATTGTCTTTATCCAGAAAAATATCTAAACGGCTGCGCCCGGTAACCCGCATGTGATGATCACACTTAGGGCAAACATTAAGGCTGCGTTCTAAATCAGCCTTATAAATAATATTGCCACAGGCCGTGCACTTGCTCCACACGCCCTCTGGAACGCCACGTCGTTTGTTAATTTTTGGCTTCGCAAGAATTCTTTCTATCCAGCTCATACTATTCCGCCCAAAGGCTGTTATTAGTCAATTTGATGTAGCTTACATGGTACCACAAATGGGTCAAGCAAAGAGGTCATAACAGTGACTCTTAATCGCCTAGCCACAAAGGTCCCAGTGGAGCATCGGGTATATTATAGTGTTCCGGGTAAGTTACTGCCACCAGGTAAAGTCCGCCGGGTTTCGCTGTAGCTGCAGCCTTGGTGCGGTCTTTCTGTCTTAACAATTCTCCAATCCAGTCCGGTGGCTGCAGGTGCTGACCAACAACGATCAAACTGCCGACGATATTTCGCACCATGTGATGCAAAAAGGCATTCGCCGAAATATCCACGATAATATAGTCGCCACGGCGTTCAACCGTTAAATCGGAAACCTTACGAAACGGGGTATGCGACTGGCAATGAGATGCCCGGAATGCAGTAAAGTCATGTTCACCGACAAGCGCCTGAGCAGCTTCTTGCATAACTTCAGCGTCAAGTGGTTGATGATAATGACTGACCCCTGCCGAATGGATCCCCGGACGGAATCTGGTATTGGCAATAATATAACGGTAACGTCGCGACGTAGCGCTAAACCGCGCACTGAACTCACTGTCAACTTCCCGCGCCCAGCGTACAGCAATACCAGCGGGCAGATTACTGTTCACTCCTAACGTCCAGGCAACATCAGCTCTTGGTACCGGGACATCAAAATGCACGATCTGTGCGGTAGCATGAACACCAGCATCCGTTCTGCCGGCACAAGTTACCTCAACAGGCGCATTCGCTATTTTACTCAAAGCCTCTTCAACACACTGCTGAACACTGGCTACTTCACGTTGTCGTTGCCATCCATAATAACGACTGCCGTCGTATTCAAGGCATAAGGCCATTCGCATACTACTTTATCCTACGAATCTAGTTTCTGTTGCAGCGTCTTAGCTTCATTTGCCAGCGCTTCATCATCACCTTCTGCTAATTGCTGAAGAATCTCCCGAGCTTCGTCCTCTTCGCCCATTTCAATATAGGCTCTGGCAAGATCAAGCTGACCCGACGGTTCATCATCTTGTGGAGCCCCTTCGGCATCTCCAGATTCATCATCCGGTAAAACGTCTTTTACTGCCGACGACTGATAGCGATCACTGTCTTCGTCTTCCTCATCGGCATCCGCCATTAAGGAGTCAATATCCACAAATTCATCGTCGTCGGTAGCGCTAAATGCATCAGTTTCGGCTTCGCTTTCGGTGTCGTTTTCTTCTGTAGCCGGCTCATCTTCATCGACAATATTATCCGCATTATCGGAACCACCAAATAGCGACTCTAAGTCTTTGTCCGCTTCATCTTCTGCCTTATCAAGTTCCGCATCGTCGTCGGGAACTTCTTCTTCAAGGTCATCCAGTGACTGAGTCAACTCATCCGACTCTTGCAGCAACTGTTCCAGATTATCTTCTTCGGAGTCTTCTTCTACAGGCTGGCTTTCCTCCTGCGAGGTTAGCTCGGTTTCTTCCGCTTCGGCAGCCTCTTCTGATTGAGCCTCATCAGCTTCTGGTTCATCTTCGGCTTCGGAGCTGTCGGTTTCTATGCTTTCCGCTTTCTCACTTTCCGGCTCATCGGCTTCGTTTTCCGCAAGACCCAACTCAGCGAGAACATCATCAACCTCGCTGTCGTCAAAGTCATCCGGCAACAAGTCGTCACTTTCCTGGTCTGAATCAGTTTCGCCTTTGTCAGGCTTATCATCAACTGCACGCTCATCGTCGCTGTCAGCTTCTTCAGGAGTTTCTGAAGGCGCGTTGTCGGACAAAATGTCATCGATATCATCGACGTCAGCTACTGCAGACTCTTCTTCTGTTGCTTCACCTTCTTGCTCAATATTTTCTGAAACAGGTTCATCAGCATCTGCACTCGATGACTCCGGAGACTCTTCTTCATCAGTGACGGAAAGGTCAATCGCCTGTTCATCATCATCGTCGGCTTCGCCAAATAAACGATCCAGTTCATCCTGAGACAATTCACTAGACTCTTCGTCTTCTTCATCCGGCAATACAGCCTGATCATCGTCGTCTAAATCGTCTTCTACAGCCGGTTCAGTTTCGGCTTCCGGCTTCGGTTCTTCCTTCCTGGCATCGTCTTTTCCATCGTCAAGACGAACGCTCAAATCAGCGGCTTCCGGCTCATCCGAATTTCCGGTTAACTCAGCCTCTAGCGCACTTAAGTCGTCACCTTCGTCATCAGTGCTTTCTTCACCATCAATATCGAATAAGCCATCTGTACTGTCGTTAGGTACATCTCCCAGCAGTTCTTTATCGAGTTCAGCGGCGGCTTCTTCTTC encodes the following:
- the folC gene encoding bifunctional tetrahydrofolate synthase/dihydrofolate synthase; protein product: MAEISSSAPAVTASLQEWLTYLEKLHPKNIDMGLERVARVAANAGVLKPAALVITVSGTNGKGSTVCYLETILQAAGYTTGVYTSPHITEYRERVRVNAQELPDSEHVKAFHAIEQARNNTSLTYFEFGTLAALWLMGRQSPDVAILEVGLGGRLDAVNCVDADVAVVTSIGIDHIAFLGNNREHIGYEKAGIARSGKPLICGEASPTASIAESAERIGAKLYQVGRDFHRTEYDESWSYRSQNTQLNDLPLPKLPLINASTAIAAIEQLPLPVSLSAIREGITQASLPGRMQPDTVNGIEVLLDVAHNPQAAVYASRYLNKFYPQHKIFAVVGMLSDKDHAGVANALSSQASAWYLGSLSEPRGETADNLVINAKLPTESCYLFESVEQAFAAAVTAAQQWQMNDGKALVFGFGSFYTVARINAYLKGA
- the accD gene encoding acetyl-CoA carboxylase, carboxyltransferase subunit beta; amino-acid sequence: MSWIERILAKPKINKRRGVPEGVWSKCTACGNIIYKADLERSLNVCPKCDHHMRVTGRSRLDIFLDKDNREEIGTDLEPKDVLRFKDSKKYKDRIAAAQKSTGENDALIAEKGTVKGVPLVAVAFDFNFMGGSMASVVGAKFVLAAEVCLKHRIPLVCFSASGGARMQEALMSLMQMAKTSAALARMSEEGLPFISILTDPTMGGVSASLAMLGDIHIAEPKALIGFAGPRVIEQTVRQTLPEGFQRAEFLLEHGAIDMITDRRDMRDTVARLLAKMQNLPSTEATEVSVNE
- a CDS encoding FimV/HubP family polar landmark protein, producing MRKTKIVQVLRYFSLAAMVLSGSMTVAAAGWQDGVVIKGEKGSEATDVRIGQERYGPISSNDTLWDIARRYKPHSSVTQYQTMVAIVQANDDAFVDGNMNRMLNGFYLRIPSLQEIKMVNPEAARRQVVVDSQLKTKSQQLSQARQDTQKTRAEQQELLEQAREKAEQTIQEVEQRQEQNFQELRSDMQQSMQAVERMYEENKSLQERIDALASRLDELANNVSKTDELEVQFQQVLAQQRELLEQQAREELEQESGFSDWLQSPLNMLLVSVLPALLIIGLIVFFFLRRSAKPVEEDEEAEEKSSKELTEEEAAAELDKELLGDVPNDSTDGLFDIDGEESTDDEGDDLSALEAELTGNSDEPEAADLSVRLDDGKDDARKEEPKPEAETEPAVEDDLDDDDQAVLPDEEDEESSELSQDELDRLFGEADDDDEQAIDLSVTDEEESPESSSADADEPVSENIEQEGEATEEESAVADVDDIDDILSDNAPSETPEEADSDDERAVDDKPDKGETDSDQESDDLLPDDFDDSEVDDVLAELGLAENEADEPESEKAESIETDSSEAEDEPEADEAQSEEAAEAEETELTSQEESQPVEEDSEEDNLEQLLQESDELTQSLDDLEEEVPDDDAELDKAEDEADKDLESLFGGSDNADNIVDEDEPATEENDTESEAETDAFSATDDDEFVDIDSLMADADEEDEDSDRYQSSAVKDVLPDDESGDAEGAPQDDEPSGQLDLARAYIEMGEEDEAREILQQLAEGDDEALANEAKTLQQKLDS
- the truA gene encoding tRNA pseudouridine(38-40) synthase TruA → MRMALCLEYDGSRYYGWQRQREVASVQQCVEEALSKIANAPVEVTCAGRTDAGVHATAQIVHFDVPVPRADVAWTLGVNSNLPAGIAVRWAREVDSEFSARFSATSRRYRYIIANTRFRPGIHSAGVSHYHQPLDAEVMQEAAQALVGEHDFTAFRASHCQSHTPFRKVSDLTVERRGDYIIVDISANAFLHHMVRNIVGSLIVVGQHLQPPDWIGELLRQKDRTKAAATAKPGGLYLVAVTYPEHYNIPDAPLGPLWLGD